A single window of Mustela erminea isolate mMusErm1 chromosome 4, mMusErm1.Pri, whole genome shotgun sequence DNA harbors:
- the SMPD2 gene encoding sphingomyelin phosphodiesterase 2 codes for MKPNFTLRLRIFNLNCWGIPYLSKRRAERMKRLGDFLNRESFDLALLEEVWSEQDFQHLRQKLLPTYPAAHYFRSGIIGSGLCVFSKHPIQEFTQHVYTLNGYPYMIHHGDWFCGKAVGLLVLHLSGLVLNVYVTHLHAEYNRQKDIYLTHRVAQAWELAQFIHHTSKKADVVLLCGDLNLHPKDLGCRLLKEWTGLHDAYLETRDFKGSEEGCTMVPENCYVNQRELEPFPFGIRIDYVLYKAVSGFYISCKTLRTTTGHDPHSGSPLSDHEALMATLCVRHSPPQHTPSPTHGPEGSQLISVLKEAWRELDLGVAQARWWATFASYVIGLGLLLLAFLCALAAGGGVREVAILLWTPSVGLLLGAGAVYLFHMQEAKGLSGARAELQHVLGRAREAQDSGPESRPALLLGQQEGDGTEEQ; via the exons ATGAAGCCCAACTTCACTCTGCGACTGAGGATCTTTAACCTCAACTGCTG GGGCATTCCCTACCTGAGCAAGCGCCGGGCCGAGCGCATGAAGCGCCTGGGAGACTTTCTCAACAGGGAGAGCTTCGACCTAGCCCTCCTGGAAGAG GTGTGGAGTGAGCAGGACTTCCAGCACCTGAGACAGAAGCTGTTGCCCACCTACCCGGCTGCCCACTACTTCAGGAG TGGTATCATTGGCAGTGGCCTCTGCGTCTTCTCCAAACATCCTATCCAGGAATTCACCCAGCATGTCTACACCCTCAACGGGTACCCCTACATG ATACATCATGGAGACTGGTTCTGCGGGAAGGCTGTGGGGCTCCTGGTGCTCCATCTAAGTGGACTGGTGCTCAATGTCTACGTGACCCAT CTCCATGCCGAGTACAATCGACAGAAGGACATCTACCTAACACACCGTGTGGCCCAAGCTTGGGAACTGGCCCAGTTCATCCA CCACACATCCAAGAAGGCTGATGTGGTTCTGCTGTGTGGGGACCTCAACTTGCACCCGAAGGACCTGGGCTGCCGCCTGCTGAAGGAGTGGACGGGGCTGCATGATGCCTACCTGGAGACCCGGGACTTCAAG GGCTCTGAGGAAGGCTGTACCATGGTACCTGAGAACTGCTACGTCAACCAGCGGGAGCTAGAGCCATTTCCGTTTGGCATCCGCATTGACTATGTACTGTATAAG GCAGTTTCTGGCTTCTACATCTCCTGTAAGACTCTTAGAACCACTACAGGCCATGATCCTCACAGTGGCAGCCCCCTCTCTGATCACGAGGCCCTGATGGCTACTCTGTGTGTGAGACACAGCCCCCCCCAGCACACCCCCAGCCCTACTCATG GACCAGAAGGATCACAGTTGATCAGTGTTTTAAAGGAGGCCTGGAGGGAGCTGGACCTGGGCGTGGCTCAAGCCCGCTGGTGGGCCACCTTCGCCAGCTATGTGATTGGTCTGGGGCTGCTTCTCCTGGCCTTCCTGTGTGCCTTGGCAGCTGGAGGAGGCGTCAGGGAAGTTGCCATACTTCTCTGGACTCCCAGTGTAGGACTGCTGCTAGGGGCGGGGGCAGTCTACCTCTTCCACATGCAGGAGGCCAAGGGTTTATCTGGGGCTCGGGCTGAGCTCCAGCATGTGCTGGGAAGGGCAAGGGAGGCCCAGGATTCAGGCCCAGAGT